CGGAGGTCCTGGGGCACCAGGTGGAGATGCACAAGTACGCCATCCAGATCACCGTGGCGGACGAGCGGGACGGCGGGCTTTCCGGCTCCACCCTGTCCGAGGCCCAGAGCTGGGGCAAGGTGGACGCCGCCCTCTCCCAGATGGTCTTCGCCGAGGCCACCCTGGCCTTTCCCCTCCTTGCCTCCTACGTCTACCACCGGGCTCCCGCCCGGGCCAAGCGGCGCTACGCCGACCTCTTCCGGAGGGAGGTCCCCGCCTAGGGGGTCCTGGTTACCGGGGGGCGCTTTACCGCCCCCCGGCTTCTTTGGTAGACTCCCGGCAAATGCCTGAGGAACTGAGGCTTTACCTGAAGGATCGCTTTGGCGTCTTGGGCCCCCTGGCCCCCGGGCGCTTTGAGGCGGAGCTCGCGAAGCGGGTGGGGAGCCCTGCCAAGCGGGAACCCCTCCTTAAGGCCTGGAGGGCGTACCTCTCGGGGGGGGGACGGGAGGCGGTGCGAAGTTTCTACCGCGAGGTGCTCAAGGTGCCCAAGGGGGAGGCCCTGGTCTACGGCATGCACCTGCCCTTTTTGGAGTTTTACGCTCGGGAGGTTCCCCCGAGGGCGGAGGGGCGGGTTTTGGAGGTGGGGGCCTTCACCGGGGCCCTGGTGGGTTTCCTGCAAAGGAAGCGCCCCGACCTGGAGTGGCACGCCTTGGACGGGGTAGAGGAGGTGGTGGAGGTCGGGAGGAGGCGGGTGCCGGAGGTGGTCTGGCACCGGGGCTGGGCCGAGGAAGCGGAGCTTCCCCCTTTTGACACCCTCCTTCTCCTTTCCGTCTTCCCCGAGGGCTCTGTGGACCAGGCGTTGGAGGGCCGGCTGGGGCCTGAGGCCTTTTGGAAACGCTTCTCTTTCTTTGCCCGCCTGCCGCGCTTCGCCCGCCTCCTCAGGCCGGGAGGGCTCCTGATCTACGGGCACGGCCCCTTTCTCGGCAAGAGCCCGGAAGGGGTGGAGGAGGGGCTCAGGCGGTTGGGCTTCCGGGAGGTGGAGCGGGTGGGGGAGGGGGAGTACTTCCTCGTCCTGGCCCGCAGGCCGGAGGCCCTGGTGGAGGCCCTGGCGGAGGAGGAGGTGGAGGAGGCCCTGGCGGAGCCCGAGCCCCTTGGGGTCCTGGGGGTGGACCTCGAGGAGGTGCGGCCCCTTTTGGAGGCGGGGGACTACAAGGAGGTCCTCTCCCGCCTAGAGGAGGAGGCGGAGGGGGAGGCCGCTTACCTTCGGGGCCGGGCCCTCTTCGCCCTCTCCCGCTACGCCGAGGCGGAGGAGGCCCTGAGGCGGGCCCTTTCCGAGGAGGCCGAGGACCTGAGGGCCCTGGTCTTGGTGGAGCTCGGGGCGCACGAGCGGGCGCGAAGCCGCCTCGAGGCCCTGTCGGTGCGGGGGGGGCGGTACCGCTTGGCCCTGGGAAGGGTCTACCTGGCCGAGGGGCGGTACGCCGATGCCCTCAGGCAGTTCGTAGAGTCGGGGCTTCCCGAGGCGGAGGTCTACGTGCGGGAGGCCCTGGAGCGCATCACCGAGCGCATGCGCCGCTACGCCCGGGAGGGGGAGTGGGCGGAGGTGAGCCGCCGGGCAGAGTTCGTGGAGGACCTCTCCCCGAGCCTCCTCACCCGGGAGATGCTCCGGCTTGGGCTTAAGGCGGCCCTCCTCCAGGGGCTTTTTGCCCGGGCGGAGCGCTACGCCCGGCGGCTTGCCGATTTGGACGAGGCCGAGGGCTTCTTAGGCCTGGCCCTGGCCCACCTGCGCCTCCGGTCTCCCTTGGACTACCGGGGGGAGGACCTGAAGGCGGTGGAGCCCTACCTCACGGAGGCCCTGGCCCGGGTGGAGATCCCCGAGGCCCTGCTCCTCCTCGGTATCCTGAGGCGGCGGGAGGGGCGCCTTTCCGAGGCCCTAAGCCTCCTGGAGCGGGCCGCGCGGCACGGGGAGGGGGAGGTGGCGGGCCTGGCCTTCCATCACCTGGCCGAGGTGAAGCGGGCCCTGAGGCGCCCCCTCAAGGAGGTCCTCGGGGACCACAAGCGGGCCCACGCCCTGAGGGCCTACCCTGCGCCCTATCTCTTCCGCCTGGCCCAGGAGGCCCTGGCGGGGGGCGAGGAGGTCTTGGCCCGGGAACTCCTCTCCCGGGCCCGGGACGCGGGGCTCGAGGCGGTGGCCGAGGAGGACCTGATGGGCCTCCTCTCCCTTCTGGAGCGTTTGGAGGGCCCCTGGGCGGCCTTTAGCCTGCTCTACCGGGCCCTGGGCCATACCCCCAACCCCCCCCTGGGCCTTCTTGCCCTGGCCTACCGGCTCTCCCGCGCCTTCCGGGGAAGCGCCGAGGCCCAGGCGGTGCGGGGCCAGTACCTGGCGGCCCTTTACGGGGCGGGGAGGGTGGAGGAGGCGGAGAGGCTCCTCCTGGCCGAGCACCGGGAGCATCCCCAGGCCCTCGAGGTGCTCTTTGACCTAGCGGAGCACTATGAGGCCCGGGGGGACTGGCGCCAGGGGGCGGAGTACTGGCAGAAGGCCCTGGAGGTAGCCCTTTACCGGGAGAAGGACCTGGAGCTCGCCCGGGAGATCCTCAGGAACCTCCTCTTCCTGAGGCCCCACGACGAAAGCCTCGCCCTCTACCTCGAGGAGCTCAAGGGGGTGGGGCGGGGGCTCATGGCCCTGGGGGAAGAGGTCCCCGAGCTTCCCGAAAGCCGGGCCGAGCTCTTGGAGGAGGCGTTGCCCCACTTCCACGGGGAGCACCTCCTGGTGGTGGGGGGGCATACCCAGCTTCGGAGCCGCCTCCTCCCCTTCCTGGAGGCCCGGGGCCTCAAGGTGGACTGGTACGATGCGGACACCGTTGGGGTCGGCAAGGAGGCCCTTAGGCGGATCCAGAACCGCCTGGAGAAGGCCCACGGCCTCATGATCGTCTCCAGCTACGTGGGCCACGACCTTTCCGAGCCGGTGCGCCTCGAGGCCGAGCGCCTGGGGGTGCCGGTCCACGTGATCCCCGGGCGGGCCCGGGGGGCCACGGGGTTCTTGCGGGCCCTCAAGGCCTTTGCCCCCGAGATCTTCAAGAAGGCCCTCAAAGGGGTACAGTGAGGGGCATGGAGGCCTTGAAGCTGGGCTACTCCCCCTGCCCCAACGACACCTTCCTCTTCTACGCCCTGACCCACGGCCGGGTGGAAAGCCCCTATCCCCTGGAGGCGGTCCTGGAGGACGTGGAGACGCTGAACCTTTGGGCCCTAGAGGGCAGGCTCCCTCTCACCAAGCTTTCCTACGCCGCCTACGGCCGGGTTCGGGACCGCTACGTGGCCCTGCGGAGCGGGGGGGCCTTGGGCCGGGGCGTGGGGCCGCTCCTCGTGGCCCGGAGGCCCCTAAAGGACCTGCGGGGAGCCCGGGTGGCCATCCCCGGGCGGCACACCACCGCCTTTTTGCTCCTCTCCCTCTTTGGGGAGGGTTTTGAGCCCCTGGAGGTGCGCTACGACCGCATCCTTCCCCTGGTGGCCCAGGGGGAGGTGGAGGCCGGCCTCATCATCCACGAAAGCCGCTTTACCTATCCGGCCTACGGCCTGGTGAAGGTCCTGGACCTAGGGGAGTGGTGGGAGGGGGAGACGGGCCTTCCCCTGCCCTTGGGGGCCATCCTGGCCCGGCGCGACCTGGGGGAGGACCGGATCCGGGCCCTGGACCAGGCGGTGCGCCGGAGCCTGGAATACGCCTTGGCCCATCCCGAGGAGACCCTTCCCTACCTGAAGGCCCACGCCCAGGAGCTTTCCGAGGAGGTCATCTGGGCCCACGTGAGGACCTATGTGAACGCCTTTAGCCTGGACGTGGGGGCGGAGGGGGAAAAGGCGGTGGAAAGGCTTTTCGCCGAGGCGGAGAGGCGGGGGTTGCTCCCTCCTTCTTCCCAGCCCCTCTTTTTGTAGACTCAGGGCATGTTCCAGGAGCTTGGCCTCGAGGCCCGCAGGGCGATGGCCCAGGCCTTCACGCCCTTGCGGGTCCGGCGGGGCTCCGCCCTCTACGCCCTCGGGGACCGGGCGGACGGGGTCTACCTGGTGCGGGAGGGGCTTGTGTGGCTGGAAGGCCCTAGGTCCCCTTTGGGGGAGCCCTCCACCCTGGGCGTGGTGGGCCCGGGAGGGCTCCTGGGGGAGGAGGCCCTGGTGGGGGAAGGGCGGCGCAAAAGCGGGGCCACGGCCCTGACCTACGCCGAACTCCTCTTTGCCCCTTCGGAGGCCCTCCTTCCCTTGATGGAGGGCTTTCCCGAGGTCAGGGGCTTTTTCCTGAGGGCCCTTTACGCCCGCCTCGAGGCGGCGGAAAGAAGGCTTTGGGAGGGGCGCCACCTCTCCGTGGCCCAGCGCCTGGCCCGCCTCCTCCTGGAGCTTGGGGAGGCGGGGCTCTCCCACCAGGACCTGGCCCGCATGGTGGGGGCTACCCGGGAGACGGTGACCAAGCTCCTGGGGGAGTGGGCCCTCCAGGGGTTGGTGGACCTGGGGTACCGCCGGGTGGAGGTCCTGGACCCCGCGGCCCTTGCCCGCCTGGCCGAGCCGCTTTAGGCTTTGAAGCATGGAGCCTGCCCTCCTGGCCCGGATGCTGGACCTCCCCCAGGGGGAGGAGGCCCTGAAGGCCCGTCTGGGGCGAAAGGGCCACCCCCGGCTCAAGGAGGCCCTTTCGGCCTACCTGAAGCGCCTTTCCGCCCCAGAGGAGGTCTTAAGGTCCCTGGAGCGCCTGGAGGTGGGGGCGGTGGTGGCGGGCCAGCAGGCGGGCCTCCTCGGGGGTCCCGCCCTCACCTTCTACAAGGCCCACACCGCCTTAGGCCTGGGGCAGCGGGTGGGGGCGGCGGGGGTGTTCTGGATTGCCTCCCAGGATCATGACGTGGAGGAGGTGCGCCACCTGCACCTCCTGGTGGAGGAGGAGATCCGCACCCTCTCCCTCCCCCTTCCCCCTCTCCCTGCGGGGCGGATCCCCCTCGGTCCTTACCGGGAGGCCCTCTTGGCCTTCCTGGGGCCTTGGGCCCGGGAGGCCCGGGTGGCCTACGCCCTGGAGGCGGAAACCCTCGCCGAGTTTTTCGCCCGGGTGCTCCTGGCCTTCCTGGGGGAGCGGGGCCTCCTCCCCTTTGACCCCATGGCCGAGGAGCTTGCGCCCCTATTCCGGGAGGCCCTGGAGCGCGAGCTCTTAGACCCCTTGGCCAGTGCCGAGGCCATCAACCGGGAGGCCGCCCGCATCCGGGCCCTGGGCGGCAAGCCCCCCCTGCGGCGCAAGCCCGGGGCCACCAACCTCTTTCTGGAGACCGATGCCCGCAGGCTCCTCCTCTACCAGGAGGGGGCCTTTAGCGACGGGGTGCGGCGCTATACGAAGAAGGAGCTCTTGGAGATCCTCCACACCGACCCCTCCCGCCTCACCCCGGCGGCGGGCCTCAGGCCCGTTTTCCAGGACCTGGTCCTGCCCACGGCGGGGTTTGTGGTGGGGCCGAACGAGTTCCGGTATGTGGCGGAGCTCTCCGGGGTTTACGCCCTCTACGGCCTCCCCGTGCCCGCCCTTTTCCTCCGGGTCCAGGGGGTGGTCCTCGAGCCCCCCATCCGGCGCATCCTGGAGAGGTACCGCCTGGACCCCTGGGCCTTCCTGGAGGGGGGTGAGGCGGCCTTCCTGGAGGCCGTAGAGGGGGAGGTGGAGGGCTTCCGGGAGGTAGAGGGGGAGTTTTCCCGCCTCCTCCGGGAGGTGGAGGCCCTGGGGGAAAGGGCCAGGGCCCTGGAGCCCACCCTGGACCGCCCCTTCCGCCGCTTCCGGGCGAGGCTTCAGGGGGAAGGGGAGAGGCTTCTCAGGAAGCTCCTCCGCGCCCGGCTGGCGAGGGAGGCCCTCCTCCAAAACCACCTGGAGCGCCTGAAGCGCCACCTCCGGCCCTTCGGCCTGCCCCAGGAGCGGGTCTATCCCTTCGCCATGTACGCCCTGCGCCATGAGGAGGCCCTAGAGAGGCTTGAAAACGCCCCTCTGGAGGGTCGGGCGGTTCTGGTCCTGGGGTGATAGCATGAAGGGGGTATGAAGCGCCCCCTTTGGGTTCTGGGCCTTTTGGCCTTGGCCCCCTTTTTCGTCCGAGGCCAGGAGAAGGTCCTTCTCCTGAGGGTCCTCCTGCGGGAGGTCCCTTTAGGGCAGGAGGTGGTCCTGAGGCTTCCCGATGGGGAGGTCCGGGCCCGGGCCGGGGGGGAAGGGGTGGTGGTGGAGGGACGGGTTTACCCCTATTTGGACCTTTCCGTGCCCTACTTCGCCCTCGAGGGCCGGACCTACCGGGGCGGGCTGCGCCTCCTGGCCCAGGAGGGGAGGCTTTTCGTGGTGAACCTGGTTTCCCTGGAGGACTACCTCCTCGGCGTCCTGCCCGGGGAGGTCCCGGAGGGGTTTCCCCTCGAGGCCCTGAAGGCCCAGGCGGTGGTGGCCCGCACCTTCGCGGTCAACCGCCTGAACCCCAGGGCCCTCTACGACCTCTGCGCCAGCGAGCTCTGCCAGGTTTACCTGGGGCTTTCCGCGGAGAGGCCCAGGTACCGGGAGGCAGTGGCCGCCACCCGGGGCCAGATCCTGAGCTACGGGGGCCAGGCCATCTCCGCCCTCTACCACGCGGACTCCGGAGGCATGACCGCGGCGAGCGAGGAGGTCTTCCAGGCCGCCCTGCCCTACCTTCGGCCCCGGCCCGACCCCTATACCCGCAAAAGCCCCTGGCGGCGCGAGGTGAGCCCGGCCCAGGCGGAAAGGGTCCTCCTCGCCCTGGGCCTTACCCCGAGGGGCCAGGACCCCCCCCAGGTGCTGGAGCGCACACCTTCGGGGCGGGTGTTTAGGATGCGTCTCCTGGGGGTGGAGGTCCGGGGCCCCGAGGCCCAGCGCTTTCTGCGCCTCCTAGGCCTGCCCTCGGCCCTCGCGGACTTCCAGGGATGGGTGGCGGTGGGCCTGGGGGTGGGGCACGGGGTGGGCCTCTCCCAGTGGGGGGCCCGGGGCATGGCCGAGGCGGGCTTCGCCTACCGCGAGGTCCTGGGCCACTACTTCCCCGGGACCTTCCTCTCGGACCTCCTCCTGGGCCAAGGCCTGGCCCCTCCCCTGGCCCTGCGCTAGCCATGCTGATCCCCACGCCCATTGGCCCCCTTTGGCTGGAGGTTTCCCCTCGAGGGGTGCGGTGCCTGGAGCCGGCGCTCTTTCCCCGGGGGAAGGAGGCGGAGGGCCCCTGGGCAAAGCGGGTGGCGGAGGCCGTGGCCCGGTACTTCCGGGGGGAGAGGCCGTGCTTTTGGGATATACCCCTGGATTATTCGGGCCTGAGCCCGAAGCAGGTGGCGGTGTACGAGGCGACCCGGCGCATCCCGTACGGCAGGACGGTGAGCTATGGGTCCCTGGCCGAGGGCCTCGGCCTCTCCCCCCGGGCGGTGGGGGCGGCCCTCCGCGCTTGCCCCTTCTTCCTCCTCGTCCCGGCCCACCGGGTGGTGCACGCCGACGGGAGGCTCGGGGGCTTTGCCGGAAGGGAAGGGCTTAAGGCCTGGCTCCTCTCCTTTGAGGCGGGTGGGGCTTGATACCACCCCATGCGGGCCCCGGTAGAAAGCCCCCGCGAGGTTTGGGCGAGGCAGGAACCAAAAGCAAAGGGGGTCACACCTCCTGCCACAGGGCGAGGGCGAAGGGGGGCAGCTCGGGGCCCAGGAGCCTTCCCCCCTGGAGCTTGGCCCGGGCCCCCGAGAGGAGGTCCAGGGCCTCACCCCCCCGGGGGAAGACGCCGTGCAGGGGAAGGTCCTGCCGGAAGGGGCGGTCGCTGGCGTTCACCACCGCCAGGTAGGGCCCGCGGGTGAAGGCCAGGTGCCGGTCCTGGGCGTAGACCCGCCGGTAGGGGGCGGTGCGGAGCTCGGGATGGGCCTGGCGCAGCCTCGCCATCCTCCTCACCGCCTCGCGGAGCTCCCCCCGCCAGCGCCCTTCCTCCCACACCATCCCCCCGCGGTTCTCGGGGTCAGGGCCGCCCTCCATCCCCACTTCCTCCCCGTAGTAGACCGTGGGGTTTCCCGGGAGGAGGAAGAGGAGGCTCAGGGCCAGGCGCGCCCGGGCCACGTCCCCCCGGAGGAGGGAGAGGAGCCTCGGGGTGTCGTGGGAGGTGAGGAGGTTCATCTGGGCCAGGACCGCCGCCCAGGGATACCGGCCGAAGAGGTCCTCGAGGCGGTGGCTGAAGGCCAGGGCCTGGAGGGGTTCCACCCGCCCCAGGCCCGAGCGGGCGGCAAGCTCCCGGTCCAGGGCCTCCCCTCCCACGAAGCCTAGAACCGCCCGGGCGAGGGGGTAGTTCATCACCCCGTCAAAGATGTCCCCCTGGAGCCAGGCCTCGGCCTCCTCCCAGATCTCCCCCACGAGGTAGGCCTCCGGGTTTGCCCCCTTCACCCGCCTGCGGAAGGCCCGCCAGAACTCGGGGTCCGGGATCTCGTTGGGGACGTCCAGGCGCCATCCGTCCGCCCCGAAGCGCACCCAGTGCTCGGCCACGAAAAGGAGGTATTCCCGCACCTCCTGCGTTTCCACCCGGAGCTTGGGGAGCTCGGGGTTGCCCCACCAGGCCTCGTAGTTGGGGTTTTTCCCATAGGGGTTCAGGGGGAACCCCTTCACGTAGTACCAGTCCCGGTAGGGGCTCTGCTCGCCGTTTTCCAGGAGGTGCTGGAAGGCAAAGAAGGCCCGCCCGGTGTGGTTGAAGACCCCGTCCAGGACCACCCGGATCCCGTGAGCGTGGGCCTTTTCCAGAAGGTGCTTCAAGGCCTCGTTGCCCCCCAGGAGGGGGTCCACCTGGAGGTAGTCCGCGGTGTGGTAGCGGTGGTTGGCGGTGGAGAGGAAGATGGGGTTCAGGTAAAGGGCCTCCACCCCGAGGTCCAGGAGGTAGGAAAGCTTCTCCGCTACCCCCCAAAGCGTTCCCCCCTTGAAGCCCCGGAGGGTCGGGGGGGCCTCCCAGGGCTCGAGGGGCCCGGCAGGGGCGGGTCTGCCCGGGGGGCCCGCGCGGAAGAACCGGTCAGGAAAGATCTGGTAGAAGAAGGCGCCCTCGTACCAGGCCATGGGGACTAGTGTACCACAGAAAAAATGTTCCCGGATCACAAAACTCCTTGCCCCAGGAAGGCCCCTTTGGTATCCTCCCGGGGTGAAGGGTATGGGCCGCCTCTTCGTCATGACCGGGGCCAGCGGGGTGGGGAAGGGTACGGTGCGGGCCAAGGTGCTGGAGCGCACCCGCCTCTTCTACTCCATCTCCATGACCACCCGCCCTCCCCGCCCGGGGGAGCGGCACGGGGTGGATTACTACTTCGTGGACCGCCCCACCTTTGAGGCCCTCCTCGCCCAGGGCGGCTTCCTGGAGCATGCGGAGTACGTGGGCCATCTCTACGGCACGCCCAAGGCCCCGGTGGAGCGGGCCCTGAGGCGGGGGGAGGATGTCCTTTTGGAGATTGAGGTCCAGGGGGCCTTGCAGGTGAAGGAAAAGGTGCCCGAGGCGGTCCTCATCTTCCTCCTTCCCCCCTCCCTTTCCGAGCTGAAGCGGCGGCTCGTCTATCGGGGGACGGACGGCCCGGAGAAGATCGCCAGGCGCCTGGCCCAGGCCGAGTGGGAGATAAGGAACGCCCACCTCTTTGACTACGTGGTGGTGAACGACGTGCTGGAGGAGGCGGTGGCGGACTTCCTCGCCATCCTCACCGCCGAAGGGCGGCGCACCTCCCGGATGGCCCAGGTCCTGGAAAGGGCCCTGGCCCGGGATCCGGATCTGGAAAGCGAGCTGGAGGAGATCCTAAGGAGGCAGTATGGCGGAACCGGGGATTGACAAGCTCTTCGGCATGGTGGACTCCAAGTACCGGCTCACGGTGGTGGTGGCCAAGCGCGCCCAGCAGCTTTTGCGCCACCGCTTCAAGAACACCGTCTTGGAGCCGGAGGAAAGGCCCAAGATGCGGACCCTCGAGGGCCTTTACGACGACCCCAACGCCGTCACCTGGGCGATGAAGGAGCTCCTTCTGGGCAGGCTTGTTTTCGGGGAAAACCTCGTTCCCGAGGATCGGCTCCAGAAGGAGATGGAAAGGCTCTACCCCGTGGCGGAAGAGGAGGCCTAGATGGCCCGGGTCCTGGTGGCGGTCACGGGTGGGGTAGCCGCCATCAAGGTGCCCCACCTCCTCCGCCTCCTCAGGGCCCAGGGACACGAGGTTCGGGTGCTGGCCTCGAGGCGGGCCCTGGAGTTCGTCACCCCCCTTTCCCTGGCCGTGGCCGCAGGGGGGGAGGTGGCCACGGAGGAGGCCTGGTTCCGCCCCGATGGCCGGGCCCTGCACATAGAGCTCGCCCGGTGGGCCGAAGTGGTCCTGGTGGCCCCGGCCACGGTGGACGCCCTGGCCAGGGCCGCCTTGGGGCTGGCGGACGACCTCCTCGGCGCCACCCTCCTTGCCGGGGCTCCGCGGGTGGCCTGGGCGCCCGCCATGAACGAGGCCATGTGGCTTGCCCCCCAGACCCAGGCCCATGCCGAGCGGCTTAAGGCCCTGGGCCACGCCCTCTTTGGCCCCGCTTACGGCCCCTTGGCCGCCCTAGGGGAAGGGGAAGGCTGGGGGCGGATGCTGGAGCCCGAGGAGCTCGTGGAGCGCCTGAACGCCTTCCTCACCCCCAAGGACCTCGAGGGCCTCCGCCTGCTGGTCTCCGCCGGCCCCACCCGGGAGTACCTGGACCCGGTGCGCTTCCTCTCCAACCCTTCCTCGGGGCGCATGGGCTACGCCGTGGCCGAGGCGGCTCGGGACCGAGGGGCCCAGGTCTTCTTGGTTTCGGGCCCCACCGCCTTGCCCGACCCCTGGGGGGTGGAGGTGGTCCGCGTGGAAAGCGCCCTGGAGATGCGCCGGGCCATCCTGGACCGCTACCCTTGGGCGGAGGCCGTGGTGATGGCCGCGGCGGTAGCCGACTACCGTCCGGCGGAGGTTTCCCGGGAAAAGGAGCCCAAGGGGGAGGCGGAGAAGGTGGTCCGCCTCGTGCCCAACCCCGACATCCTCCAGGAGCTGGGGGAGCGGAAGGAGGGCAGGGTCCTGGTGGGCTTCGCCATGGAGACGGGGGAGGGCCTGGAGCGGGCCAAGGAGAAGCTGAGGCGGAAAAACCTGGACCTCATCGCCCTCAACTGGGTCAACCGGGAAGGGGTAGGCTTCGCTAGCCTGGAGAACGAGGTGGTGCTTCTCGCCAGAGACGGCCGGGTGTGGGAGCTGCCCCGCATGCGGAAGCGCCAGGTGGCCGACCGTATCCTGGATGCGGTCAAGGAGTTTTGGAAAGCGTAGGGATTGCGGATATGCGGAGCAAGGAGGAGCGGCACCGCGCCATCCAGGAGATCGTGAGCCGTGAGGAAATCGGCACCCAGAAGGAGCTGGTGGAAAGGCTGCGCCAGCTTGGGTTTGACGTCACCCAGGCCACGGTGAGCCGGGACATCGCCGAGCTCCGCCTCGCCCGGGTCGCCTTGGGCAAGGGACGGCACAAGTACGTCCTGCCCTCTTTGGAGCTTCCCGAGGACGTTTACGAGGAGCTCAAGCGCCAGTTTGGCCTCTTCGTCAAGGACGTGGACCGGGGAGGGAATGTTCTCGTGGTGAAGACCGCCGAGGGGCACGCCTCGGGCATTGCCCTCCTCCTGGACCGCCTCAAGCGGGACGAGATCGTGGGCACCCTGGCGGGGGAGGACACCATCCTCGTGGTGGCCCGCACCGAGGAGGGGGCCCGGGCCCTGGAGGAGGAGTTCGGGGGGCTTTTGGTGGCCGGGGGGCGCTGGAGGCGGGGCGCCCAGGCTTCCTCCTAGGGCCGTGGTGGAGTTCTTCCTGAAGTCCTTCCTGACCCTCTTCGTGGTCATGGACC
Above is a genomic segment from Thermus islandicus DSM 21543 containing:
- the coaBC gene encoding bifunctional phosphopantothenoylcysteine decarboxylase/phosphopantothenate--cysteine ligase CoaBC gives rise to the protein MARVLVAVTGGVAAIKVPHLLRLLRAQGHEVRVLASRRALEFVTPLSLAVAAGGEVATEEAWFRPDGRALHIELARWAEVVLVAPATVDALARAALGLADDLLGATLLAGAPRVAWAPAMNEAMWLAPQTQAHAERLKALGHALFGPAYGPLAALGEGEGWGRMLEPEELVERLNAFLTPKDLEGLRLLVSAGPTREYLDPVRFLSNPSSGRMGYAVAEAARDRGAQVFLVSGPTALPDPWGVEVVRVESALEMRRAILDRYPWAEAVVMAAAVADYRPAEVSREKEPKGEAEKVVRLVPNPDILQELGERKEGRVLVGFAMETGEGLERAKEKLRRKNLDLIALNWVNREGVGFASLENEVVLLARDGRVWELPRMRKRQVADRILDAVKEFWKA
- the argR gene encoding arginine repressor, producing MRSKEERHRAIQEIVSREEIGTQKELVERLRQLGFDVTQATVSRDIAELRLARVALGKGRHKYVLPSLELPEDVYEELKRQFGLFVKDVDRGGNVLVVKTAEGHASGIALLLDRLKRDEIVGTLAGEDTILVVARTEEGARALEEEFGGLLVAGGRWRRGAQASS